The sequence below is a genomic window from Sander vitreus isolate 19-12246 unplaced genomic scaffold, sanVit1 ctg708_0, whole genome shotgun sequence.
TGTCAGTATACCTAAAGGAAAAGCAGAGCTCCTCTAAATGCCCTCGGCCTCTAGCTTGTGTTTGTAAAGTTCAATGAGGCTGTGACCCTAAATAATGTctctgtctatatgtgtgtttcCCCAGGAGAGTATCGTGTCGTGTGTCCGACTCTGATCAAGGCAGTAGAAGGTGATGCTGTTACTCTGCGGGGTTCTCTGAGTCCTCCGGTCAACTTGACTCCTTACACGTTGGATCTGAAGAGACTTGACCTCTATGACGATCTGGTCCACGTCTACCGACATGGACAGGACCATTTCCCTCCACAGAGTCATCACTACAGAGACAGAACAACTCTGATCCATGAAGACCTGATCGGAGGAACCGTGACGCTGCAGATCTCCTCAGTAAATCTGTCTGACACCGGACCGTACGAAGTCTACGTCCCAAAACTGAACGCCCGTTGTGTTTTTAACCTCACTGTTGGTAAGCAGGACAGGTAAATTgtaatgttttttatatttatgttttgtatAATGCAACTGCAGATAATGAAGACTTTGTATCAtttgaaacagaaagaaaagcaaacagGACAAAGAGAAATGATTCCAGCACATCTGGACCTCCAGTGGAAGCAGAGACCAAGTCAGAGCATCGGGGGGGTAAATGTCTTCTAATAGTCCTCCAGAGAACTGAAGGGTCCTGACTCAGGCTGTTTAGTGTgtgagttagggttaggtgtgtaTCTTCTTAAAGCTGCCCTTCTTCTAAACTCAACATCTTCTCTGATATTCTTCCAGATGGTGAGAACAGGAAGACTGCCCGTGCTGTTATCCTTTCCACtgtttccctcctcctcctcttcgtgATTCTCCTTGTTTGGGTTCTgatgagaggaaggaaggagaaaaTCCAGACAGCAGTGGACGGATATGAAGTGAAAAACCTGAACATCAAAGCAGCAAAAGGAGATGAAGACCTGGAGAGAGCTGCAGGAAATGGTGTCTTACTGTAGGAAACCTCGTCTGAGAGCTTTAGTGAAGGTCGGCCATCAAACGGTCCCACTGCCTTCACCAGTTTGAGAGTTTAGAGAACAGAacaacatgaaacttccccaCATGGACTGATAAAGGTATTACACAACTCAGACACAACAGTGATCATAATAATGAGTCCTTTTGGTCCAGATGCAGTATTAGAAAAGGAACTTTACATAAATCTTCTGAGCTGGTCAACAATAAGCCCCCGAACAAAATCATATTAACAACATACAGGACTGTTTATTACACAGCTGCTCACTATCATCATTTCACAAATGTTacacaaatattgatttaaaggCTGAGTTGCAGGGTTAATTTTCCAACGAATCTGCACAATTTGCTTGttggtaaataaatgtaaacagttTTCCgtgtatttgatgttgttgggTATCACAAACGTCAAACGAGACGACAGACCAAAGCCCGCCTTGAGACCCATATTATTTTAGTTGTCATTTAGTTACCAGACGGAGATGACTCCTTTTAGTACCCAGGATATTCCTGCATGTACTGTAACTAtgccgtacttcaatacaactgtaaggtacttttaattgagtattttcattttctcctacttgcctattgtaGGTTTTACTTCTCTGTTTTTATAGCTTTGCATATGTACGTATACACCTTAACCCGGGTTAGGTTGGGACTCTTAATATCAGGGACATAATGAAAGCTGCTTTCTATCATTTAACATTCAAAGTGACTTGAATCTCCAACTGGTTTATATGCCTTCATCTGAACCTGGTTCAGACTGCTGTGACGATCTCTCTGCTGGACAACAAACAATGTGAAGGCTTCAGCTCCTTTATTACTTTATGTCTTTAATATCTGGGGTTGAATCAGGCCGTCAGGGGAAATGTTGACAATCAATGAACAGAACTGCTATCTGATGACGTAGGATTTTATTTGCTGCACTTTCTTTTGGCTTTTGTTGATGTTGCactttgttaaaatgtatttgtctgATTCGTACTTGGATGAACGAAGCCAAACTTATTGTTCAACTGTATAACTTATTCCAACTTAAATCTTATTTTTAAATGCCTACATGCTCAAGCTGCTGCTCCCTTAACCGAATGCATTTGTTACCAGTGCATTTGTATCTTTATGGATGTATTTGTGATATTTGtgaatgtatttgtgtatgtacttTACCTCTTTTAACTATTTGTATATCCTTCTTAAAGCtaaataaagtgtttaaaaagCCTCTCGGGTCAGCTGGAagatgcatcgtcacaaagctggaAACAGGCACCATGACGGGTTTAAAGCTTTTgagagatacgtggttctcacaggacaaaCATAGATGACCTTATTACATCATTTTACTTCAGTcatgtttttaatgcaggacttttacttgtagtttagtattttcacagtgtggtattagtactttaactgcattaaaggatctgagtacaaATAGTGAGTTATATTTGTAAAAacagtgatattttaaatgGACTCTGGTACAAACAGTTCGCCACGTTACAAAAACAGCACTGAAGTTCCCGGGAAAATTATATTCCGCCAAAACCGGCTTCTATTGAAACTCCCGCCACAGGACCTGCCGGCTTCTGTCGTAACATCCGCTGGCAACGCCGTGAGCCAATGAGAATCGAAGAAGCTGTTGCTGGCAGATTTGGTGGACCAATCAGAGCGCAGCAGCGGGAAACACAGCTGATCCGAAAAGAGGTGAGCGAGATTTGGCGCAAGTTTGAGATCAGTGTGCTGTagaagagggaaagagagagaagcagagagctTCAAGAGAAGACAAATACTCTACTCTTTACTGAGAAGACTTCTGACAACTTTTAAAAAGGTACATTTATCACTCACTCTTTGATTTAAGCGGTAGGAACTGAAATACGTTTGTTAATCGTAACCGGAAGAGAGCACTTCGTCTTATTTTTCAGAGTTAGTTTGCTAGTTTGTCGTCTAAAATTAAACTCTTACCTGCGTTTTAACGTTTTGTATTTCCCTTAAGTATGATCCCAATGTTAACACGATGTGTTTTAGGTTAAACTATAGTCATGATAATACCGAAATGTGGATATATTTCGCTAAACGCCACCGTTTGGATCTCTCTCTGTTGTGTATTGGCGCCATTATTAAACTGTATTGTTTGTTCTGCGCGCGATTTAAGGTAAATATAACTGTTGGGATAAAGTATTATAAACGTTAACATCAGTACGTTTATATTATCGaagatatattattatattaagttAATTTGATGTTTAACACGAAGTTAAATCGACTTGTAGGAAACATTCAAATCACCGAAACTTTATTGTAATCTTTTACATTTACACGTGACGTAGTTTAACATTTGGTCGAGTAAAAGCGATTTATATGATAGTGTTTGAAGTATTtaaggtttatttatttaaagagtaCTACGCTTTACTCCGGTTTTGTACTTTAGAACAATGTTCAGATACTtttctattttcattttatactACGTTATACTTCtatctcagaggtaaatattgtacctTCCACTCTTTTTATATATGGGCTATACTAGTTACTTTTACACATTCAGGACTTTTGTAACAAAGAGTATTTTGACGCTAACGTTTTCCTTCTTTTAACTGAAGTAAAAGGGTTAGCAACTACAGAAATGTTAGTGGACGGAAactaatactggaccaatgtcagattgttgttcccatcagtcactcagacacaaaaaaacatgagatGATAGGGTCAATGTTCAgaaaattaccctttaaaacatgtttcacaCAGTACTGTTGTTGTTTAGGGTAGAAGGCTAGAAATAATAACCGAACAGGTCAGCTTGGCAGCATCCGACCAATGATGTTTGTCTGTATTCGTGTGGTACTTCAGTGTGtatgtataatgtgtgtataatgATGCAGAGATTCTTCGCTGAGTTAACCCTGGGAAGCATTGTTGGAAAGATTTaagaataaacaaaataattgttcacatatgaaacatgtttctcgtgtaaaaaaaaaatgaacagtcAGATATTTTGTGTGTTCACAAAcgcgcacaggcacacacacacgtgtacagacgcacaggcacacagaggcacacacacacaaaggcgcacacacacacacaggcgcacacacacacacacacacaggcacacacacacacaaaggcaggcacacacacacacacacacaaggcacacacacacacacacaaggcgcacacacaaaggcacgcacacacacacacaaagacaaaggtacacacacacagacacacgcacacagacacaaaggtgcacacacacaaaggtacacacacacacaaaggtacacacacacaccccgctGCCAGAGGACAATAAACCTGGAAACTTCAGTTGTATAATTATAATCTTTGCTGGTTCAAATATCTGTTTCTGAATGTTTTCAGTAACTTATTTTACTGAGTTTTCATCCCAGACTGTCTAAGAAATCCAAAGGAGAACGTtactatatttgttgttgtactCGTATGGAAACGCCAGTAAAAAAAcccaaataaaatgcaaaaactCTTAATTTAAAAGTCAGTAGCTATCTGCTGAAGTACAGGGAACACATCTGGGTTCATTTCCACTGGTATGTGCTCATGGATGATCTTTGTTTCAGTGTCAACATGCCGAGCACACGCTCTCACGGTGGGGTCCAGCCCACGCTGGCGTTCCCTCGCCGTAAATCCTGCAGAGTTTCCACTCGCTCCAAGGCGCCGCAGCTGGAAGGAAAGTCTCCGTCACCGACCAAGCCCGGCCCCCAGCCCCTCGACCCGGTCCTGACCCGGCTCGGACCGCTGTCCTCGAGGCGTCCCGCCGAGCAGCCCACCCTGCTCTCCCCTAAAAGAGCAGTCGCCCACCCGTCTCCCCTCTCGCCCAGACGCCCCACAGCCCAGCCGGCGTCCCCCGGCCTCGAGACACGACTTCCACTCAGCCCCCGGAAACGCACAGGTGAGC
It includes:
- the LOC144514823 gene encoding uncharacterized protein LOC144514823, whose amino-acid sequence is MCVSPGEYRVVCPTLIKAVEGDAVTLRGSLSPPVNLTPYTLDLKRLDLYDDLVHVYRHGQDHFPPQSHHYRDRTTLIHEDLIGGTVTLQISSVNLSDTGPYEVYVPKLNARCVFNLTVERKANRTKRNDSSTSGPPVEAETKSEHRGDGENRKTARAVILSTVSLLLLFVILLVWVLMRGRKEKIQTAVDGYEVKNLNIKAAKGDEDLERAAGNGVLL